The following proteins are co-located in the Apium graveolens cultivar Ventura chromosome 5, ASM990537v1, whole genome shotgun sequence genome:
- the LOC141660362 gene encoding uncharacterized protein LOC141660362 has translation MRMRQDIVDDEDISLDFSDFMNHVQGENEPLYPGCESFTKMRALVKLYNLKAKHGISDKCFSDVLLLLASMLPEGNSMPSSFGEAKKTLCTLGMDYEKIHACPNDCLLYRAQIAKDMTWHKTELQNDGKIRHPADSKTWKDVDQRWPEFAAEARNLQLALSSDGFNPFHGPGSDHSTWPVLLSIYNLPPWLCMKRKYIMLSLLISGPNQPGNDIDVYLQPLIEDLQKLWHGKQVYDAFKKESFILRGILLWTISDYPALGNLSGNIIKGYNACVVCVDKTKATRLATYKKTVVMRHRRWLPRNHPYRRQKSAFENTMEKLSEPIPLTGEEVLERVLPLADHVYGKTQNQPRWKKGEPRPIWKKMSIFFQLEYLKFLPVRHTLDVMHIEKNICEALTGTLLNIPGKTKDRESVRIDMAEMGIRMELRPKNSRKKEKLPMASWNLLHKEKKIVCSSLIGMKLPDGFCSNLKGIVSMDTLRLVGMKSHDCHTMLHHLLPIALRSVLQKQVRCTIIRFCLFFKAICSKVIEVDKLEKMQSQLVETLCQLEKHFPPSLFDVMIHLSVHLVREVELCGPIFLRWMYSFERYMKTFKGYVRNRAHPEGCIAEAYIAEEAVECLVNFEEPTVGLPGRDKNKEKYRPLSGATMIKPSIKDLHQAHLCLLQNSNEITPYFNEHMAFLVARYPLHENDEEWLKNKQNETFPNWFQKKISSELLDVKSMVSKEVMWLAEGPNKYVPTFSGYKVNGVTYSTKDRDDTR, from the exons ATGAGAATGAGGCAGGATATTGTCGATGATGAGGATATTTCGTTAGATTTTTCTGATTTTATGAATCATGTTCAAGGTGAAAATGAACCACTTTATCCTGGATGCGAGAGTTTTACAAAAATGAGAGCTTTAGTCAAGTTGTATAATTTAAAAGCAAAACATGGTATTTCTGATAAATGCTTTTCCGATGTTCTTCTTTTGCTTGCATCAATGCTTCCGGAAGGCAACAGTATGCCTTCATCTTTTGGTGAAGCCAAGAAAACTTTATGTACTTTAGGCATGGATTATGAAAAAATACATGCGTGTCCGAATGATTGTCTCTTATACCGCG CTCAGATTGCAAAGGACATGACTTGGCATAAAACCGAGCTACAAAATGATGGTAAAATTAGACATCCGGCTGACTCAAAGACATGGAAGGATGTCGATCAAAGGTGGCCTGAGTTTGCTGCAGAGGCTAGGAACCTTCAGTTAGCTTTATCCTCCGATGGATTTAATCCTTTCCATGGACCAGGAAGTGATCACTCAACATGGCCTGTGTTGCTTTCAATTTACAacctcccaccttggctttgtatGAAGAGAAAGTACATTATGCTAAGTCTATTGATATCCGGACCAAATCAGCCTGGAAATGATATTGATGTATACCTTCAACCACTTATAGAAGATTTGCAGAAATTGTGGCATGGGAAACAAGTTTATGATGCATTTAAGAAAGAGTCTTTCATATTAAGAGGAATTTTATTGTGGACAATTAGTGATTATCCAGCCTTAGGAAACTTGTCGGGTAACATCATTAAAGGATATAATGCTTGTGTAGTTTGTGTTGATAAAACAAAAGCTACCAGGTTGGCTACTTACAAAAAGACGGTGGTTATGAGACATCGTAGATGGCTGCCCAGAAATCATCCATATCGAAGGCAAAAATCAGCCTTTGAGAACACCATGGAGAAGTTATCAGAACCTATTCCTTTAACTGGAGAGGAGGTGTTAGAAAGGGTACTACCACTAGCGGACCATGTTTATGGTAAGACACAAAACCAACCTCGGTGGAAAAAAGGGGAACCTCGACCAATTTGGAAAAAGATGTCTATATTTTTTCAGCTTGAGTACTTGAAGTTTTTGCCAGTTCGCCATACCCTCGATGTGATGCatatagaaaaaaatatatgCGAGGCTTTAACCGGTACATTGCTAAATATTCCCGGGAAGACAAAAGATAGAGAATCTGTTCGTATTGATATGGCTGAAATGGGAATAAGAATGGAGCTGAGACCaaaaaattctagaaaaaaaGAGAAGTTACCGATGGCATCTTGGAACTTATTGCATAAAGAAAAAAAGATTGTCTGCTCGTCCTTGATTGGCATGAAGTTACCTGATGGTTTTTGTTCGAACCTTAAGGGTATAGTATCAATGGACACTCTGCGACTTGTTGGAATGAAATCTCACGACTGTCATACAATGTTGCATCATTTGCTCCCCATCGCACTTCGGTCAGTACTTCAAAAACAGGTCAGGTGCACTATTATCAGGTTTTGCCTTTTTTTCAAGGCAATTTGTAGTAAAGTCATTGAGGTCGATAAATTAGAAAAAATGCAGTCTCAATTGGTGGAGACCTTATGCCAGCTAGAAAAGCACTTCCCCCCTTCCTTGTTTGATGTAATGATCCATCTCTCAGTTCATCTTGTAAGAGAAGTTGAGCTTTGTGGTCCTATCTTCCTACGTTGGATGTATTCTTTCGAGAGATATATGAAGACGTTCAAGGGATATGTTCGAAACAGGGCTCATCCGGAAGGTTGCATCGCTGAGGCCTATATTGCAGAAGAGGCGGTTGAGTGTTTAGTTAATTTTGAAGAACCAACAGTTGGGTTACCGGGAAGGGATAAGAACAAGGAGAAATACAGACCCTTATCTGGTGCAACAATGATAAAGCCGAGCATCAAGGATTTGCACCAAGCACATCTGTGTCTTCTTCAAAACAGTAATGAAATTACCCCATATTTCAA TGAACATATGGCCTTCTTGGTGGCAAGATATCCATTACATGAAAATGATGAAGAATGGCTTAAGAACAAGCAAAATGAAACATTTCCTAATTGGTTTCAAAAGAAG ATTTCGTCAGAATTGCTTGATGTGAAAAGTATGGTATCTAAGGAGGTAATGTGGCTTGCAGAAGGGCCTAACAAGTATGTCCCTACATTCAGTGGCTACAAAGTCAATGGTGTTACCTACAGCACAAAAGATCGTGATGATACGCGATAA